Within Gambusia affinis linkage group LG01, SWU_Gaff_1.0, whole genome shotgun sequence, the genomic segment TTCCCCTGCCTGACAAGAAAGCAAGCATCTCAGAGACTTGAAGCTCATCACTGGGATGGATATACAGTCAAAAGAACTGTGCCAGTACTTGCCAACATTTATGAAAGGCTGTGGTTGCTCTAATATGCCAATAAAGGTTGTATATTTTTAAGGGTTTTCAATGTACAATCCTTTCACTTTGTTTCATAATGTTTAGAGATTCTTGTCTCCTTTCCAAACAGAAATAGTTATATTGGGAGAATGAAAATACTTCAACATGCAAATTTTCCAGGggtataaataaatttgactttaactGTAGATGGTTACAGCTTTGGGCAGGAAGAATCTCCTTCAGTGCTCTGTGTTGCACCTGGTCTATTGGTCTCTGACCAGACACTTTGTTGTTGGATTACTGTGTATGTAGCGCGTGCTGTGTATTGtctgtaatatatatttttttctttttatggagCCCAATTAGCTATGGGGGCTCCACAACAGAGACAGAGATGTTGTTttcagctacttttttttttttttttaatcactggtTTTGCTTTCACAGCAGATGACTGCAGATAAGATTGCACTCATCCAAAAATTGAAGGACCTTTATAAAGAACCTTATTGCTGATTTTTGAAGGTTCACAAATGTTTGCTCTTTTATCCACTGGACCTTTCAAATCAAACTTCATCTATATGCTAATTATGCTGTTGCAGTTGTTGCTCCAATATTGTGGAATACTTTGCAGTTATGCAATAACAGCTCTAATATTACAGACTTCAAAGCCACGTCTTAAGATTTATGTCTTCTCAGTAGcttgacatcttttttttttttttggtgttaaatttaattctttctatattgtcactttattttccatatatttgttaatgttttatctgcatttttgtgctttgatgtttttattttattgtttgtacaTTCGGTAcacacaattgttttttttgtttttttgaagatCTGTTAATCTTGAaaattaaagtcaaataaatttaactcCTTAGCAAATTGgaatattgtataaaaacaaatgattttaaatgcagaaacatTTGTTATGGCCTAAACAGTGACTGGTGATACTGTCATTGATGCCTTCCACGAGGACAATAAgccacaaaaatgtaatttctaacTCAATTTCTGATTGAATATTTATAGAGGATTGTCTACAATCAATGAGGAAAATAACAAGAAGGGAAAATGTGCAGAAGAAAGAGAGATGATTGCAGCTTTGAGAAAATTGTCACATGTTTATTACTTGTTGCTATGAGATATTTTAGAgctataaaatacttttatcacattattttagttttctgttttatagaatCATTTCAATGCTTTATTTTAACCATCAAAAAGAAATGTCGCACCAAATAATCTTAAAGCAGTAATTCCTCTATTGCCTCTGTCGGTGTGCCCAAGGGCAGCCCTGCCTCCTGTCCAGAAGCTGACCACCATCACAGTGCGAGTGACTGAATGTTGTGTGTAGGGCTTTGGGGTTTgttggacttgataaagcgcTATACAAGTATAGGCCATTTCCAATTACCAAATGATCTTCCTATTATAGTTAAGAGTACTTGTATCCCATCTTCTGTGTTTCAGCAGTTATTCATTcttaaaaattattcatttttgttgtctTGCAAAGGCAGAGGATCCAGAAGGCACAAAGGAGCTTGACCCGAGTGCATTGACGGATGACGATCTCAAGGCTGTGTTATTCAAATATGGAGTTAAAGCTGGGCCCATTTTAGGTAGGATTGCTTTTGAGAATATCTTTTCCCCTATTTTCATAGAAGAAAATTGGGCAAAATTGTGGTGTTGGTGTAATTAGTTTCTCCTAAGAATAAATGTATCTTACTGACTGTTCCTGAATCTCAGCCTCCACCAGGGCAGTGTATGAGACAAAGCTCAGGAAACTGCTTCAGTCGGCTGGAGAGGGGGAATCGAATGAAGCAGAGAATGCTTTGCTCTACTCCGACAGTGACGAGGAAGATGTGAGTGAAGAAAACGAGGACGAGGAGAAAGAATTGGGTAGGACTAAAACTGTGGTGTTTAATCCAGACATTCATGGTTCATTTCACACGATAATTAttcctttgtgttgtttcttttggcTTGCGCTGGTTCAGAgggagagcaagaaaaaaagtctgaagcATTGGAGCAGAACCAACAACAGTGCAACGAGGTGAGAAACTCTTTGGAGTTCTTGTATCCATCTGCTGTTCAATATGTTTACTTTTCCCAGTCTTTGCTAGTACATGCGACAGTGTATTCATAATGTCAAAGTACCcaaaatatgtttcactttgtgattTGAGTGCATGTTAtgaataagtattttttttgcagaaaaatgtgcCAGCTCAGAAGGGTGACTTTTCTTATCCACAGTGTTTTTTCTTATCACCAAGACTGGTAATTCCTGCAGATTTACACATCTTTGGTACAATATTTTGTCAAAACCCAGTGTCGAGCGATggtaaagattttttatttttatttatttatttatttatttattttttctgcttcgTCTTAGCGTCCTTGTCCTCCTAGAAACAATGAACGTAGTTCCGAGAGGAATTCAAAGAATGCATTAAAATCATCAGCGCGAACTCGACCACACCGCTCACAGATTCCTGCAGGAATTAGCAAAGTATCCTCTATAGCTCAACACTCAGGATTAAGATCAGGGGTAGGCTGGTCTCTGTGTTTGTACATTCTTTAAATTTCTTACTTGGGCTTGCATAAGTGTGATATTTTCATTTACTGCTTCATGGCATTGAATTTGAAGTAGCATATTGATACATACTAGTTCTTTGTAGCATGCTCATATTAAGCCTTACAGGTTCCCTCTGGATCTTCGTCAGTGGTGTCCAGTAGTTGCTCATCATTTTCCTCACAGGCTTTCAGCATCACACAGATGGTTGAAAAGGAAAGTTGTACTTCAAGCCTTAtgaattcatattttacatctttaaaaattaaaatgtttatgtctCTGTATTTACTCAACACATACTCCCATCGCAAACTAATGTCaaacgacaacaacaaaaaaaccagatGGAGAGTCGGAGCGCACCCTCTGCTTGCTCCTACAGTAAGCCGGAACATTGGTCCCGCTCCAGCAGGGTTAGTAGTGCTCAGATTGTTCATTCACACTTTAAGTTTAACTTGGTGCCGGTTGAAGGGTTTTTAGAGGTGCACTTGCGGTGGAAGGAAATTGAGAATACAAAGGTCTAGTGAGTCATGGTCCTGCGTCTCCTCCTCTGTAGCTGGACAAGGACATTGAAGACAAGGACATAATCGTGGAACAGGCAGTGCACTACACTCCCGAGGACTCCACTGGTGTAAAGAAAATCAAGGCATATACACCATTTTGGTTTAATTCAATTATCAGTTATATCACTGATGTTTTGGTGTTTCCATTTCTCTGTCTTAAATGTAACCTGCTGTTAAAATGATTCACTCTAATCAGACCGCTTTAAaaccaagttttattttaagtttgattaCTTTTCAGTACtttcactatttttatttataagaaCTAAAGCTGAGGCCATTTAAATGGGACAATATGAAATCACATAGCTTTTGGATttagaaaacaactttattcaCTTAACGCCAATTTTTGTTGcttgattttagaaaaaaacaactacaaaaacaaGTCCTAAAGACAAAATTATGTCTCATCCTATTGTGTTTTAAACCCAATAGGAACATCCAGtgacagaagaaaatggattttattcaaaatgtagcTACTTGCAAATAAAGATCACTTATTCATTTCTATTCAGCCTCCCTCCATAGGCAGACTTTGGTAGAAGCACCTTTTTCTATCAGCCTTGTACAACTAGAGActgaatttaaacttttcttgGGGTCGTTGTCTTATTTGAAGATGACCTTATGCCTCAGTCTCAAGGGTTTTTGACCCTCTAACACAAAgttctcaaactccagttcttGAAGGCCTGAAACCATTAGGTGTGTTTCTGGAATCAAATCCCTGAATTGGCTCCCTAGCATGCTAATTCAAAATCTTGTTAATAACTTATTTGATTtgggtgtgttgaagtagagatccAACTAAAACGAGTACTGTACTTGGATTttatatgtaaaagaaaaaaaaaagtaaattggtATCCTGAAAGGACTTTACATCTCTAAGTGAAACTTTGCACTTAAGAAAAACGGTATTGGTCTAAATGCTTTATTATTGTAGGATTTTTACTccaaaaagtaataaaattgaGGACCCGAGTACCACTACTGCCATTTAAGGTTTCTGTCCAAGCAGTCATTTTCCCACCCTTCAGTTATTTAGGTGAATCAAGGATCAAACAGTGACCCTTATTGCTGTGATTTCCTTCTCTTTACTCATCCCactgtgctttttttcccttcacttCTGGTGGATTGGCTACTAAAATTCTGCACAGAAAGAATTTGTCTAGTTCTGATCTAAACTGATAGtagtttttgctttcatttccaGTGTTCTCAGGATCCAgtgaaagatattttaaaggACCTTCTTCCAGACACAAAGAAATCACCTACAGGGATTTAGTAAGTGTCACAACATCAAAAATGAACATCATAACCTTAAAATCAGTCTTCAATGTGTTAATTGTTAAGATATTTGTGCAGAGCAAgacaattagtttttttttgtgtgtttggatgGTTTACTAATTAACTTTCTGTTATACTTCAGTGCCACTCCTCGGAGACCCATCAAGGGTGCAGCTCTGCGGCCCATCCAGTATGCATACCCCGACACTCCAGTCAGCCCCACAACCTTAGAGAGACGAGAGGTGGCGAGACGTCTTGTACCCGTCTACGTCCAGGTTTTGGTCTTCTTCGCTGTGGTGTGCATCcttttgttgatatttgttAATGTTGAGAACACCAACAGTGTGGTAGCCTTGCTGGAAAGTCTAAACCAGTGGCCAGATGGTGAAGAGAGAATCCCATTGCTAGATGAGACACAGGATGCAGCAGGTGGAGAGCTTTaacggttttttttttttataccaattTATGTTGACATGAAGGTGTGAGCTTGCTGATTTAATGGCCAAGACTTGACCATTGTTATTAGTTAAGAATCTGCCAGTCCAgtttaacatttctgaatatttggcttgactttaatattaaaatgctCTTATCACTGTGTTGGCCATTGGCAGAACACTTATTTAGGGGTAGGGAAGATTTATTCCTGACTTAAAATTGTAATGTGTATTGCTAATTTAGATTCTTTAATTTGTACTGTAttaattgtatgtttttatacttgattgttcaataaaatatattttgtgccttatttttaaacttttaattgacTTGGAggggaaaattatttttaatcacatgAAAACCCTaaagcattaaatatttaaaaattttacctCTGCATGGTACTTTCTTCAGACGCCATTTGCATACATTTCTGAAGAATTTATCATTCTGTAAACGTATAGTTGAAGAGGTTAAAAGGGCAACAAAGTggacaaacaggaaatggaaaccTGTGCATGCCAAACTTTTCCTGCCACccatctttttttcccttttgttcaCAATCTGTGTATACCTTGTCTAATTTCTATACTTGTTTATAAATACATTGAAGCACCTGTTAGAAGGGAGATTAATacctgtttgaaaattaaagtaTGCATTTCACTAAACTCCTATGTGATTCTTTGTTCCTTGAATTTGGGTCATTAggctttatttttgcttcatatgtttttgttgtgcttATTGAATATAGCAAATTTACTTGCTTGTATGTTTATGTTCTGAAAGTTAAGTTCAATAAAATTAACTAGAAGAATCTCAACACTAAACTCTACTAAGAACATGAGGGGGAAAAAGTgcacttaaaaagaaaacacatgtaGTCTACAGAGTTTGGGTAATTCCCTAATCCACTCTTGTATGACATAAATACTTGTCTGAGTTTCTTAGGATTTTAGTACTCTGAAGTACAGATCTAAAAAGGTTAAAGTCAACAGTGCAAGTCTTGTATCACAGCTTTCCTCAAAGTACAGTTTCACAGTATGTTTTTTGATTATGTAATATCTAATTGTTCATTATGAAAGCAATAGCCATTTAGAAacgcaaatttttttttttctccaaatgaaAACTTAAATGTGCATTGAATTTGTATCCCTGTGGATAcatgcattttacattttactttttttcaatgactttggttttatttccctgattaaaatgtaaattctcaAAGCTTTTCAACCTGAATATTTCAGTCATCATAGAAGCAGCTTCTCATTCCCTCCAACAAATTACAAATCCTTTTGGACATCCATCAGTTGCTTCCAGACTGTTTTATAACATCATTTGCTTGTACCACATcagtcaaaatgtgaaaatgtagcTTACCGAGTTCCAACTTTGGCCAGCAGATGGCAATTCTACAAACACAGGtctgcatgttgtttttttttgttttttgtttggatttcagTTGTGCAACTTCTGCTGCCTGTCACAACAGACACATGGCAATGATGGAAACAAAGATCAAAATatggacatttttaaaggttattGTTAGCAGCTTGCTAATTTCAGCGTTAGTGTTATTCACTGCAGCGACTATCAGGACTCTATCTCTGGACGTAAATGTGGGATTACAACTCGCACACTGGGAAAAATCgaaaaacatttcactggtGATTGACCAGCATCACAGAGAGGAGCTGCTAGGCAATTTCAAAGGTAATTTAAGTCCTGCTTTAGCTTGGAGACTAACCCAGTCCACAGAACTATAGGGGAGCGTGTTGCTAGATTCTttagtagctttttttttgtgtttctttttcattcaaacagaGGCACTGAGAATCCCCACCGTGTCATTCTCTGAGACGGAGATCAACGCCACAGCCCTGCGTCAGTTTGACACTTTTCTCCGTAAAGGTACAATGATAACATGGGGTTCCTCGATTCCCTATAAAACAACCAGGTGCTAAGTCCTTATTTATTTGACCTCTGTTTTTAAACGTGCAGTCGTTTATGCATCTTACACGTTGGGAAATTGTTGCTAACTAACTGTTTATCCGTTACACCAACATCCTGCTAACCTGTTTATGTTGTGTTAGCTGCTAACAGGAGCTAATTGTCAGTGCTTGCTAATGTCCTCATTAGTTAAACCCACTTTGCTTAGAGACCttaatgttgtttaatttttatataaGTTAGTGGACATGCTTGACTAAAGGCATATAGCACATAGTATAATATTTAGAGTAGATACTACCTGTAAGGCATTTATTGATTAAACCACATtgctaaaacaacattttatcattCATGAGAcgaagctgaagttggtttctAATTTTAGCTTCCGATTCAGAAAATGGCTAACCTGCGATTCCACCTAACTTTTCAATACCTTCCGCATCTTTAATCGACtctagtttaaaaactacaacacctagactcttcaaaccaggactggattattctgctctaatagcagaatatttaaaagcatgtttgtgatttgtgaaacttttatctgattgttgattttatcacttttcatcaccacttttctttttatcttagtctaggtgttgtagtttttgaGCTGGAGCAGTTCTGTTGTAACCGAGATCCaaaaaaagtgatattttagtttcatttaaacaaaattagtGAGTGCCTGTAATCAAtttagtctttaaaaataatttaaatattaaaccctttaaattaattgtttctAGCAAAGCATTTACATCAATAATATTATCTCAGACTCTAAAAGCTTCCCCTGTTGAGAGTGTCctgatctttcttttttcagccTTCCCCACAGTTTTCTCTTCAAGCGTGGTTCATCATGAGCTGGTGGCTAATTACAGCCACCTGTTTCGGGTGCAGGGATCTCAGCCTGACTTGGTACCGTACCTCCTGCTGGCCCACATTGATGTAGTACCTGCCAAAGAGTCAGATGGCTGGGAGGCCCCTCCCTTTTCTGCCGAAGAGATAGATGACTTCATCTATGGCAGAGGGACCATTGATGATAAGTGTGCTGTAATGGTAGGTGAACGTGTAATGATATACTGTGAGAATATTCTGAAACTGCATCATTAACATACATCCGCAGGCCAggctaaatttattattttccattgtTTCCTATAGGGAATACTTCAAGCATTGGAATACTTGCTGATTAGAGGCTACGCTCCACGCAGGGGGTTTTACATCGGTTTGGGTCATGATGAAGAAGTATTTTCACCACACATTACTCGCTAATGCCCTTCTCctttttgctttgtgaaatCTTCCACTGAGCTCTTAAGTTTGTCATTTTCAGGTCAGGGGTTTCCATGGAGCGAAGAACATTGTCCGTGTGATGAAGGAACGTGGCGTGAAGTTGTTGTTTGTCCTTGATGAAGGCCTTGCTATACTTGATGGAGTCATCAGTGGACTTGATGGACCTGCAGCTCTGTGAGAATTTCCCACAATCAGTTTGAGCGTGATATTTATGGTTGAAGcatttttaaggaaaatgtttctggtaaaaaaaaaaaaaaaaagtagttctTGTAAGAAAATAGTTGATTGATCTATCACTGTGTTCACTCAAAACAATTCATAATAAATTGAAGCATATGCAcccaagatatttgcattttgagcttttatttcCATCCTGACAAAAGAATTGTTTAAATGCATCTCTAGGAACTCAAAATTACAGACATTAATGACCAAAAACTTCTCTCCATTATTGTATCATTTTAACAGAATTGGGGTTAGTGAAAAGGGCTCAGCCAATGTGAAGCTCAGTGTGACTATGGCGCCTGGTCACTCATCGATGCCTCCCAGGGAGTCCAGCATTGGGATCTTAGCTGCAGTGGTTAAAAGGTGTGAGGTTTAAAtcttcagcttttttcttttgcagtgaaaaattctttgattattttagatgtgccactgCATCAAATTCTAATTGAGTTGAgcgttttgcacattttttattgtaCGATATCTGCAGACTTGAAGAAAATCCCATGCCCAGGTTATTTGGTCATGGTCCTGAACGTGAAACCTTTGAACATCTGGCCCACAAGGTAAGAGGAGTcataatgtaaacaaaagatATTCTACATGTCATTCATATTCTTAcaaaatttctgcttttcttcagtttggGCTTCCTCTTAAGTTCATAATGTCAAACTTATGGCTCTTCTCCCCAGTCCTTGGCAGGTAACCACATCACATGATTCAGTCAGATCACATTGATCTTCACCTGAAATAAACTGTtggtgtgcttttttttttgcagagcgTTAGAAAAAAAGCCAGAAACTAATGCTTTAGTCAGAACAACCACAGCAGTGACCATGTTCAAGGCAGGAGTTAAGGTATAGCAATTGGTTTCTAAATCATGAataattcagctttttgtttttcttttaatctaaaGTCAGTATATTCTACATTTCTTCAGGTGAACATCATTCCTTCCCTTGCTGAAGCTTATGTAAATCTGCGAATCCACTCTGCACAAACACTGCAAGAGGTAAGAACAGAAACTTTATTCCTCTTTCTTGGAGTAACTGTAAACTTTCAAGTTGAATGAGCTGCATTCTGTCTTGTCCAGGTCCTGGACTTTATCCACGACACTGTGGGTGACCAGCGAGTGAAAATAGAACTTATTGATGGCTTTGACCCACTTCCCGTTAGCTCTTCTGATGAACGGTCGTTTGGGTTTCAAATCATAAAGAAAACAGTGTTGGACATGTTCCCCACACTTACAGTAGCTCCAGGTACACACAGATAAAATGTAGTTTAGTAGtaaaacttgtgtttttctagaaaacatttggtaaatttttaaaaaatgtgcaggTATTTGTGTTGGGAACACAGACAGTCGACATTTCAAAGACCTCACCAATGATATTTACCGCTTTGCTCCTGTCTGGTTCAGACCAGGCGATGCTCAAAGGTAAGGAActaaaaaatactcaaaataaaaggaacctgGTTACAATTCTTCTTGTGATTATCCTAAAAACATTATATTACTGTGTATTGATAGTTTAAATTATAACCCAGTGAATACTGTAAAgagaattttacacattttgaatttaactaCACGAAAGATTACAGAATGAATCTAATAACGAGAATCTGTAATTAACAAGCATGTTTttgaaattgtgtttatttttcaggttcCATGGTATAAATGAAAGGATTTCAAAAAAGAACTATGAGGAGCTTgtcgtgttttattttaatctttttcaaaattgtgaCATTCAAAAACTTCCTGAGCCGCACACCTCTATTCAGGAACTCTAAGGAACAATATTCATTGGTGTTGGAAAGGCAGTGCAGTTTGATGGTGGATGTTAAGAATACAGATGACCTTGTTGCTGTGAAAAGATTATGAATCAAGAATGTCAAGAGGATAAGATAGAGATGATTTGGTAGATTACTGCCTTAATCTAAAAAAGGTTATGCTTCTTTAGTTCACTGGAAAAACTATTTCATGATTTACATTGTAATTTTTGTGGTTTGCACTGAGATGACAAAGCTATCAACACATCTGTTTTAATGTGCTTgtcttttgtcatgttttttttcatgtaatgaCTGACATTTGtcaatgtttaataaaataaattgcagttaaatatttagtgtagTTTGCATaattctttctcttttaatttactACAAAGTGCTTCTGTTCCccccaaaatgaaaaagttattaATTTGTTGTTGGAGTTGCTCTGTTCAGTTACAGCAATCAAtgtctttagttttatttatattgttgtttataggctgcttaaaaataaaaacctgtcgGAATTAGTTTTCTGAAGGCAATTTGTGCTTTGAAAGTTCAACAGAGTTGTGCAAACAGACATATTGATAACAGATAACTcaggaaagttttattttcaagtttagGACACTATACTGTTGCAACATCCAGATAACAATGTTTAGTGGAAGACCTTTGACCTCATGGTGGAGCAAAAGCAGTACTTTTACACTTCTATCTGGAGTTGCTACACATTTGGACAAACTCCATGCTCtatttgcagatttaa encodes:
- the lemd1 gene encoding LEM domain-containing protein 1 isoform X1, producing MAFVEDSAYLSKSRLKSDLVAHSVELPPAGSKKEAYVALHLRHVDQKNAADFSSDDDDQEHNVAAEDPEGTKELDPSALTDDDLKAVLFKYGVKAGPILASTRAVYETKLRKLLQSAGEGESNEAENALLYSDSDEEDVSEENEDEEKELEGEQEKKSEALEQNQQQCNEKNVPAQKGDFSYPQCFFLSPRLRPCPPRNNERSSERNSKNALKSSARTRPHRSQIPAGISKVSSIAQHSGLRSGVPSGSSSVVSSSCSSFSSQAFSITQMVEKMESRSAPSACSYSKPEHWSRSSRLDKDIEDKDIIVEQAVHYTPEDSTGVKKIKCSQDPVKDILKDLLPDTKKSPTGIYATPRRPIKGAALRPIQYAYPDTPVSPTTLERREVARRLVPVYVQVLVFFAVVCILLLIFVNVENTNSVVALLESLNQWPDGEERIPLLDETQDAAGGEL
- the lemd1 gene encoding LEM domain-containing protein 1 isoform X2, which translates into the protein MAFVEDSAYLSKSRLKSDLVAHSVELPPAGSKKEAYVALHLRHVDQKNAADFSSDDDDQEHNVAAEDPEGTKELDPSALTDDDLKAVLFKYGVKAGPILASTRAVYETKLRKLLQSAGEGESNEAENALLYSDSDEEDVSEENEDEEKELEGEQEKKSEALEQNQQQCNEKNVPAQKGDFSYPQCFFLSPRLRPCPPRNNERSSERNSKNALKSSARTRPHRSQIPAGISKVSSIAQHSGLRSGVPSGSSSVVSSSCSSFSSQAFSITQMVEKMESRSAPSACSYSKPEHWSRSSRCSQDPVKDILKDLLPDTKKSPTGIYATPRRPIKGAALRPIQYAYPDTPVSPTTLERREVARRLVPVYVQVLVFFAVVCILLLIFVNVENTNSVVALLESLNQWPDGEERIPLLDETQDAAGGEL
- the lemd1 gene encoding LEM domain-containing protein 1 isoform X3, with product MAFVEDSAYLSKSRLKSDLVAHSVELPPAGSKKEAYVALHLRHVDQKNAADFSSDDDDQEHNVAAEDPEGTKELDPSALTDDDLKAVLFKYGVKAGPILASTRAVYETKLRKLLQSAGEGESNEAENALLYSDSDEEDVSEENEDEEKELEGEQEKKSEALEQNQQQCNEVPSGSSSVVSSSCSSFSSQAFSITQMVEKMESRSAPSACSYSKPEHWSRSSRLDKDIEDKDIIVEQAVHYTPEDSTGVKKIKCSQDPVKDILKDLLPDTKKSPTGIYATPRRPIKGAALRPIQYAYPDTPVSPTTLERREVARRLVPVYVQVLVFFAVVCILLLIFVNVENTNSVVALLESLNQWPDGEERIPLLDETQDAAGGEL
- the lemd1 gene encoding LEM domain-containing protein 1 isoform X5, which translates into the protein MAFVEDSAYLSKSRLKSDLVAHSVELPPAGSKKEAYVALHLRHVDQKNAADFSSDDDDQEHNVAAEDPEGTKELDPSALTDDDLKAVLFKYGVKAGPILASTRAVYETKLRKLLQSAGEGESNEAENALLYSDSDEEDVSEENEDEEKELEGEQEKKSEALEQNQQQCNEMESRSAPSACSYSKPEHWSRSSRCSQDPVKDILKDLLPDTKKSPTGIYATPRRPIKGAALRPIQYAYPDTPVSPTTLERREVARRLVPVYVQVLVFFAVVCILLLIFVNVENTNSVVALLESLNQWPDGEERIPLLDETQDAAGGEL
- the pm20d1.2 gene encoding N-fatty-acyl-amino acid synthase/hydrolase PM20D1.2 is translated as MAILQTQVCMLFFFVFCLDFSCATSAACHNRHMAMMETKIKIWTFLKVIVSSLLISALVLFTAATIRTLSLDVNVGLQLAHWEKSKNISLVIDQHHREELLGNFKEALRIPTVSFSETEINATALRQFDTFLRKAFPTVFSSSVVHHELVANYSHLFRVQGSQPDLVPYLLLAHIDVVPAKESDGWEAPPFSAEEIDDFIYGRGTIDDKCAVMGILQALEYLLIRGYAPRRGFYIGLGHDEEVRGFHGAKNIVRVMKERGVKLLFVLDEGLAILDGVISGLDGPAALIGVSEKGSANVKLSVTMAPGHSSMPPRESSIGILAAVVKRLEENPMPRLFGHGPERETFEHLAHKFGLPLKFIMSNLWLFSPVLGRALEKKPETNALVRTTTAVTMFKAGVKVNIIPSLAEAYVNLRIHSAQTLQEVLDFIHDTVGDQRVKIELIDGFDPLPVSSSDERSFGFQIIKKTVLDMFPTLTVAPGICVGNTDSRHFKDLTNDIYRFAPVWFRPGDAQRFHGINERISKKNYEELVVFYFNLFQNCDIQKLPEPHTSIQEL
- the lemd1 gene encoding LEM domain-containing protein 1 isoform X4; its protein translation is MAFVEDSAYLSKSRLKSDLVAHSVELPPAGSKKEAYVALHLRHVDQKNAADFSSDDDDQEHNVAAEDPEGTKELDPSALTDDDLKAVLFKYGVKAGPILASTRAVYETKLRKLLQSAGEGESNEAENALLYSDSDEEDVSEENEDEEKELEGEQEKKSEALEQNQQQCNEMESRSAPSACSYSKPEHWSRSSRLDKDIEDKDIIVEQAVHYTPEDSTGVKKIKCSQDPVKDILKDLLPDTKKSPTGIYATPRRPIKGAALRPIQYAYPDTPVSPTTLERREVARRLVPVYVQVLVFFAVVCILLLIFVNVENTNSVVALLESLNQWPDGEERIPLLDETQDAAGGEL